In one window of Desertifilum tharense IPPAS B-1220 DNA:
- a CDS encoding MotA/TolQ/ExbB proton channel family protein yields MEISNFFLAGGIVAWPLLVFSIIAIALVIERLYFWIRVNSRQRPIVREVLKRYQHNPESAIALLRQNPELPISRIFLEALELDRPSPDKFRLALDSAVMAEIPTLRRFTSVFDTIINVSPLLGLLGTILGLITAFSSLRLGDVGGSNTTGVTGGISEALISTVMGLVVAIFTVIFSNMFRGFYRRQVALIQEYTGQLELLYSYHYERGEQTYASTR; encoded by the coding sequence ATGGAAATTAGTAACTTTTTCTTAGCAGGCGGTATTGTCGCCTGGCCGCTGCTTGTATTTTCCATAATTGCGATCGCGCTTGTGATCGAGCGACTTTACTTTTGGATTCGGGTCAACTCCCGCCAGCGCCCCATCGTGCGGGAAGTCCTCAAACGGTATCAGCACAACCCCGAAAGCGCGATCGCCCTCTTGCGCCAAAATCCAGAACTCCCCATTTCCCGCATTTTCCTAGAAGCCCTAGAACTCGATCGTCCTTCTCCGGACAAATTTCGCCTCGCCCTCGATAGCGCCGTCATGGCAGAAATCCCCACCTTAAGACGCTTCACCTCCGTTTTTGACACCATTATCAACGTTTCGCCCCTACTCGGACTGCTCGGCACCATCCTAGGTCTAATTACCGCCTTCTCCTCGTTGCGTTTAGGAGACGTGGGCGGTAGCAACACCACCGGCGTTACGGGCGGGATCAGCGAAGCCCTGATTTCCACCGTCATGGGTCTAGTCGTGGCGATCTTTACCGTAATTTTCTCCAATATGTTTCGCGGGTTTTATCGCCGTCAAGTCGCGCTCATCCAAGAATATACCGGTCAACTCGAACTGCTCTACAGCTATCACTACGAACGAGGCGAACAAACCTATGCGTCTACTCGATGA
- a CDS encoding site-2 protease family protein, with amino-acid sequence MQSAWRIGSLFGIPLLIDLSWFLILILVSVINALDFATKWGPIVGASMGLVMALLLFGSVLLHELGHSLVARSQGIPVNSITLFLFGGVAAIDRESRTPGEALQVAIAGPLVSLSLAGLLRLVALALPQSALLYDLAMYLSTLNLVVALFNLIPGLPLDGGQILKSAIWKFTGNRFQAVRWAARIGQCLGGLAIACGILLDLLTEELFSGFWMALLGWFCLRNALFYYRTANIQETLLNLTAQTAMNRNVRTIEAEMTLSEFAQFYLQEADPARDYFVTKAGRYRGRISLDAWREVERSQWDLTAVESLVPEPLAGGTILEKSSLLEAINALEGHCINNLVVLNAMESPVGTLNRRDILKAVVQALNLSVSEGQIQQVHEQGQYPPNLQLQAIARSTL; translated from the coding sequence ATGCAATCAGCGTGGCGGATTGGCTCGTTATTTGGCATTCCTTTATTAATCGATTTGTCTTGGTTTTTGATTCTCATTTTAGTGAGTGTCATTAACGCGCTTGACTTTGCCACGAAGTGGGGACCAATCGTTGGGGCAAGCATGGGGCTTGTCATGGCGCTATTGTTGTTTGGTTCCGTGCTTTTGCATGAATTGGGCCATTCATTGGTGGCGCGATCGCAGGGAATTCCGGTCAATTCTATTACCCTATTTTTATTTGGAGGGGTGGCAGCGATCGATCGGGAGTCGCGCACCCCTGGTGAAGCGTTGCAGGTGGCGATCGCTGGGCCGTTGGTAAGTCTAAGTTTAGCGGGTTTGCTGCGTTTGGTGGCTCTGGCGCTTCCCCAGTCGGCGCTATTGTACGATTTAGCGATGTACCTATCCACCCTGAATTTAGTGGTTGCCCTGTTTAATCTGATTCCGGGTTTGCCCCTCGATGGCGGGCAAATTTTGAAGTCTGCGATTTGGAAATTCACGGGGAATCGCTTTCAGGCGGTGCGTTGGGCGGCGAGGATTGGACAGTGTTTAGGCGGTTTGGCGATCGCCTGCGGAATTCTGTTAGATCTGCTGACGGAGGAGTTGTTTAGCGGTTTTTGGATGGCTTTATTAGGCTGGTTTTGCCTGCGAAATGCCCTGTTCTATTACCGAACTGCCAACATTCAAGAAACCCTACTCAATCTGACAGCTCAAACCGCGATGAATCGCAATGTGCGGACGATTGAGGCAGAAATGACGCTTTCAGAATTTGCTCAATTTTATCTCCAAGAAGCCGATCCAGCGCGGGATTATTTTGTCACCAAGGCGGGGCGCTATCGGGGCAGAATTTCTTTAGACGCTTGGCGCGAGGTTGAGCGCAGCCAGTGGGATTTGACGGCGGTGGAAAGTCTCGTACCCGAACCGCTAGCGGGCGGTACGATTCTAGAAAAATCCTCGCTTTTAGAGGCCATTAATGCTTTAGAGGGGCATTGCATCAATAATCTGGTGGTGTTAAATGCAATGGAGTCTCCAGTGGGTACGCTCAATCGTAGGGATATTCTGAAAGCCGTGGTTCAAGCGCTGAATCTGTCCGTTTCGGAGGGACAAATTCAACAGGTACACGAGCAAGGACAGTATCCACCGAATCTTCAGCTTCAAGCGATCGCGCGTTCTACACTTTAA
- a CDS encoding phosphoribosylanthranilate isomerase has translation MRVKICGITQADQGSAIARLGATALGFICVPTSPRYIPPEQIRTINQQIPPDINRIGVFANHSLVEIVQIVEMALLSGVQLHGNESPEFCRQLRSALPNLEIIKALRIRSTVDLAQTDLYLDCIDTLLLDAYHPQQLGGTGKTLNWAQLQQFHPPCPWFLAGGLTPNNIELALSWVRPSGIDLSSGVERQPGDKDLKRIAELFDKLNRLQFAFTPKQLESSQECLG, from the coding sequence ATGCGCGTTAAAATTTGCGGGATTACCCAAGCCGATCAAGGCAGCGCGATCGCTCGTTTGGGAGCGACAGCATTAGGCTTTATTTGCGTTCCCACCTCACCTCGTTACATCCCCCCCGAACAGATTCGCACCATCAACCAGCAGATTCCCCCAGACATCAACCGGATCGGCGTATTTGCCAATCATTCCCTCGTCGAGATTGTGCAGATCGTTGAGATGGCGCTGTTGAGTGGGGTTCAACTTCACGGAAATGAGTCCCCCGAATTTTGTCGTCAACTGCGAAGCGCGCTACCGAATCTAGAAATCATTAAAGCCCTGAGAATCCGTTCAACGGTCGATCTCGCCCAAACCGATCTTTACCTAGATTGTATCGATACCCTATTACTGGATGCTTACCACCCCCAGCAGCTAGGGGGAACCGGCAAAACATTGAACTGGGCGCAGTTACAGCAGTTTCATCCCCCTTGCCCTTGGTTTCTTGCAGGTGGCTTAACTCCTAATAACATTGAACTAGCGCTTTCGTGGGTTCGCCCTAGCGGGATCGATTTGTCCAGTGGCGTTGAACGACAACCTGGAGATAAGGATCTCAAGCGCATTGCTGAGTTATTTGACAAGCTTAACCGACTCCAATTTGCATTCACCCCTAAACAGCTAGAAAGTTCTCAAGAGTGCCTCGGCTAG
- a CDS encoding response regulator transcription factor: protein MAPAKILVVDDDPAIRNLIHRFLAKQDYQMESAADGKTGMALFEQFNPDLVILDVNLPDALGYNLCQEMQSRTDVFVLMLTSRTDPADKITGFSKGADDYLTKPFNLEELQYRVEAILKRQRVVTTPERQCLTFDRLVIDPVRREVNLDNKPVILTALEFDLLHFLASHPGKVWRRAELIQEVWDYDYVGDQRVVDVHIGQIRRKIETDLNQPALIQTVRGVGYKFEAPPAIKENSQNSENQVS, encoded by the coding sequence ATGGCTCCAGCCAAGATACTCGTTGTTGACGACGATCCAGCGATTCGGAATCTGATTCATCGGTTTTTAGCCAAACAAGACTATCAGATGGAATCTGCCGCAGATGGAAAAACGGGCATGGCCCTTTTTGAACAATTTAATCCCGATCTGGTGATTTTAGACGTTAACTTGCCCGATGCGCTTGGCTATAACCTGTGTCAAGAAATGCAAAGCCGAACCGATGTTTTTGTCTTAATGCTAACCAGCCGCACCGATCCGGCAGACAAAATTACAGGTTTTTCTAAAGGGGCCGATGACTACCTCACCAAACCCTTCAATCTAGAAGAGTTACAATATCGAGTCGAGGCGATTTTAAAACGACAGCGAGTTGTCACCACGCCCGAACGTCAATGCTTAACCTTCGATCGCCTGGTCATCGATCCGGTGCGCCGCGAAGTTAACTTAGACAACAAACCCGTCATCTTAACCGCCCTAGAATTTGACCTGTTGCATTTCCTAGCCAGCCATCCCGGTAAAGTGTGGCGCAGAGCCGAACTGATTCAAGAAGTTTGGGATTATGATTATGTGGGCGATCAGCGGGTCGTGGACGTTCATATTGGTCAAATTCGCCGCAAGATTGAAACCGATCTCAATCAACCCGCCTTAATTCAAACCGTGCGCGGTGTGGGCTATAAATTTGAGGCTCCTCCGGCGATCAAGGAGAACAGCCAAAATTCAGAAAATCAGGTCAGTTAA
- a CDS encoding helix-turn-helix domain-containing protein, producing the protein MRCEVHFNDRLIRLTALEFKLLYFLASHCGEVLSREEIKKAVWGYQEDDIGDERVVDVHIGQIRRKVEPTPTQPKFIHTDRGFGYRFEAPLAVRDRN; encoded by the coding sequence ATGCGTTGTGAAGTCCACTTTAATGACCGGCTTATCCGGTTAACCGCCCTAGAGTTTAAACTATTATATTTCCTCGCCAGTCATTGCGGTGAGGTTTTAAGCAGAGAAGAAATCAAAAAAGCGGTTTGGGGTTATCAGGAGGATGATATCGGCGATGAGCGGGTGGTTGACGTTCATATTGGTCAAATTCGCCGGAAAGTGGAACCCACTCCAACTCAACCCAAATTCATTCATACCGATCGCGGCTTTGGTTATAGATTTGAAGCTCCTTTGGCTGTTCGAGATCGCAACTAA
- a CDS encoding CPP1-like family protein has product MSDQTPYELLGLSEDASFDEIQAARIRLKEQHQGDGKQVEAIETAYDAVLMDRLRLRQEGKIKVPDRIRFPEKLVEPPVNQPSAPPKQLPGWLQRTLDTPSQADILWPLGVFSTLVVASALVPANLLQLVLLTGVGSSVYFLNRKERKFGRAVLLTLVGLFGGLLIGALIGQMLVGAGLISVAFVNPVAAIFTFVVMWLTSSFLR; this is encoded by the coding sequence ATGAGCGATCAAACACCTTACGAATTGCTAGGGCTATCAGAAGACGCATCTTTTGATGAAATTCAAGCCGCTAGGATACGCCTCAAAGAACAACATCAGGGTGATGGCAAACAAGTTGAAGCCATTGAAACAGCCTACGATGCGGTGTTGATGGATCGGTTGCGGCTGCGCCAGGAAGGTAAAATTAAAGTCCCAGACCGAATTCGCTTTCCTGAAAAGCTGGTTGAACCTCCGGTTAATCAGCCTTCTGCCCCTCCCAAGCAACTACCGGGTTGGCTGCAACGAACCTTAGACACGCCGTCTCAAGCGGATATTCTCTGGCCGTTGGGAGTCTTTTCGACCTTGGTGGTAGCGAGCGCGCTGGTTCCTGCCAATTTGTTACAACTGGTCTTATTGACTGGGGTGGGTTCTAGCGTCTATTTCCTCAATCGCAAAGAGCGCAAGTTTGGTAGAGCCGTCTTGTTGACTCTGGTTGGGCTGTTTGGAGGGTTGCTAATTGGCGCATTAATCGGTCAAATGCTGGTGGGTGCGGGCTTGATTTCGGTTGCGTTTGTTAACCCTGTTGCAGCAATTTTTACCTTTGTGGTGATGTGGCTAACCAGCAGTTTTCTCCGCTAG
- a CDS encoding HAD family hydrolase: protein MLRIITDFDGPIMDVSERYYRVYQFCLEQTQQVNQPIQKLSKAEFWRLKRSRVPEWQIGLLSGLTDEQAEAFASLRRRTVHTLPYLVHDQLVPQAVDALLEAQALGIDLAVMTMRRVSELQEAFSRYSLERFFPPERRYCLANDYVKTGDVKDKPLLMKRALAELPPASQTWMIGDTEADLVAAKLHKIPCVGVLSGIRDRASLEAYQPDAIASNLFQALRLIQAQVATPQLDPISR, encoded by the coding sequence ATGCTGAGAATTATTACAGATTTTGACGGTCCAATTATGGACGTATCAGAGCGCTACTATCGCGTTTATCAATTCTGTTTAGAACAAACGCAGCAAGTTAATCAGCCCATTCAGAAATTGTCAAAAGCTGAGTTTTGGCGTTTAAAGCGATCGCGAGTTCCCGAATGGCAAATTGGTCTGCTTTCCGGTTTAACTGACGAACAAGCTGAAGCCTTCGCCTCACTCCGCCGCCGCACCGTCCATACCCTACCCTACCTCGTTCACGACCAACTCGTCCCTCAAGCCGTAGATGCTCTGCTAGAAGCGCAAGCCTTGGGAATTGACCTCGCCGTGATGACGATGCGACGAGTCAGCGAACTGCAAGAAGCGTTTAGCCGTTACAGCCTAGAGCGCTTTTTTCCGCCAGAACGCCGCTATTGTTTGGCGAACGACTACGTAAAGACAGGGGATGTGAAAGACAAACCCTTGCTGATGAAACGCGCTTTAGCTGAGTTACCCCCCGCCTCGCAAACCTGGATGATTGGCGACACAGAAGCAGACCTTGTGGCGGCGAAACTCCACAAAATTCCCTGTGTTGGCGTTTTATCGGGAATTCGCGATCGCGCCTCCTTAGAAGCCTACCAACCCGATGCGATCGCCTCCAACCTCTTTCAGGCCCTCCGTCTCATTCAAGCGCAAGTCGCCACGCCACAACTAGACCCCATCTCCCGGTAA
- the hppD gene encoding 4-hydroxyphenylpyruvate dioxygenase, which translates to MQIDHIHFYVDDAQKWEKWFTQRLQFQKASDDFTFKLNRLLGGAQQQAHTVVVQSGQIAIALSSPLSPQSPIAEYLAQHPPGVADIALRVTDVWGIVQSAIAQGATLLQPLRSVQGLTWGKISAWGSVCHTLIEDNGGAWGDRQAGGLFTQIDHVVLNVPAGSLHPAACWYEQVLQMERQQSFTIKTEQSGLYSQVMVHPASGVKFPINEPASENSQIQEFLTANCGAGIQHIALSTPDIIQTVPRLRSAGVDFLTVPRSYYHALHAQYCDRFSEREWEAIERSHILVDSQTEVLQALLLQIFTQPIFTEPTFFFEMIERRHQAQGFGEGNFRALFQAIEREQMKRAQAL; encoded by the coding sequence ATGCAAATCGATCACATCCACTTCTATGTAGATGACGCTCAGAAATGGGAAAAGTGGTTTACTCAGCGTCTCCAATTCCAAAAAGCTAGCGACGATTTCACTTTCAAACTTAACCGCCTCCTAGGGGGCGCACAGCAACAAGCTCATACAGTGGTGGTTCAAAGCGGCCAAATTGCGATCGCCCTTTCTTCCCCCTTAAGCCCCCAAAGTCCGATTGCGGAATACCTCGCCCAGCACCCGCCGGGAGTCGCCGATATTGCCTTACGCGTCACGGATGTCTGGGGGATCGTCCAAAGCGCGATCGCCCAAGGTGCGACTCTCCTACAACCTCTACGCTCGGTGCAAGGGCTAACCTGGGGGAAAATTTCGGCTTGGGGTAGCGTGTGTCATACCTTAATTGAAGATAACGGTGGCGCTTGGGGCGATCGCCAAGCCGGGGGTTTGTTTACGCAAATCGATCATGTGGTTCTCAACGTTCCGGCGGGCAGTTTGCATCCAGCGGCTTGCTGGTACGAGCAAGTCCTACAGATGGAGCGCCAGCAAAGCTTTACGATTAAAACCGAGCAATCTGGATTATATTCTCAGGTGATGGTTCATCCGGCTAGTGGGGTGAAGTTCCCGATTAATGAACCGGCGAGCGAAAATTCTCAGATTCAAGAGTTTTTAACCGCGAATTGTGGGGCGGGGATTCAACATATTGCGCTCTCTACGCCCGATATTATTCAAACCGTTCCCCGTCTGAGATCGGCGGGGGTAGATTTTCTCACGGTTCCGAGAAGCTACTACCACGCTTTACACGCTCAGTATTGCGATCGCTTTTCTGAGCGAGAGTGGGAGGCGATTGAGCGATCGCATATCCTGGTAGACTCTCAAACTGAGGTGTTGCAGGCTTTGCTGTTACAGATTTTTACGCAACCCATTTTCACGGAACCGACTTTCTTTTTTGAAATGATTGAACGCCGCCATCAAGCTCAAGGGTTTGGGGAAGGCAATTTTCGCGCCCTGTTCCAAGCCATTGAACGAGAGCAAATGAAACGCGCTCAAGCGCTGTAA
- the trpS gene encoding tryptophan--tRNA ligase — MSKQRAFSGVQPSGNPHLGNYIGAIRNWVEGQDQYENYFCVVDLHAITLPQDPATLASNTYTLAALYLAAGLDLNHSTIFIQSHVSAHSELTWLLNCITPVNWLEDMIQYKEKAVRQGENVNTGLLDYPVLMASDILLYQADKVPVGEDQKQHIELTRDIAARFNHYYGNGETILKQPEAIIRKEGARVMSLTDGTKKMSKSDPSDLSRINVLDPPEVIQNKIKRCKTDPIRGLEFDNPERPECNNLLTLYLLMSGKTKAEIAAECQDMGWGQFKPLLAEALVEGLGPIQQKYQEIMDDRAYLESVLREGRMKAEAIANQTLTQVKTALGYSLPL; from the coding sequence ATGAGCAAGCAGCGAGCATTTTCTGGGGTTCAACCCAGTGGCAATCCCCATCTGGGCAATTATATTGGTGCAATCCGCAACTGGGTGGAAGGACAAGACCAATATGAAAATTACTTTTGTGTCGTTGATTTACACGCGATCACCCTTCCGCAAGATCCGGCGACGCTAGCTTCTAATACTTACACCCTAGCCGCGCTTTACCTTGCTGCGGGACTGGATTTAAACCACAGCACCATCTTTATTCAATCCCATGTTTCAGCCCATAGCGAGCTAACCTGGTTGCTCAACTGCATTACCCCGGTCAACTGGTTGGAAGATATGATCCAGTACAAGGAAAAGGCAGTGAGACAAGGGGAAAATGTTAATACCGGCTTGCTGGATTATCCGGTGTTGATGGCGTCTGATATTCTGCTTTACCAAGCCGATAAGGTACCCGTGGGAGAAGATCAAAAGCAGCATATTGAACTAACTCGCGATATTGCAGCCCGATTTAATCACTATTACGGCAACGGTGAAACCATCTTAAAGCAACCGGAAGCCATTATCCGCAAAGAAGGCGCGCGGGTGATGAGTTTGACGGATGGAACCAAAAAGATGTCAAAGTCAGACCCTTCGGATCTCAGCCGGATTAACGTTCTCGATCCGCCCGAAGTCATTCAAAATAAGATTAAACGCTGCAAAACTGACCCCATTCGCGGTTTAGAGTTTGATAACCCAGAACGTCCAGAATGCAATAACCTGCTGACGCTGTATTTATTGATGTCTGGGAAGACCAAGGCAGAGATTGCAGCCGAATGTCAAGATATGGGATGGGGTCAGTTTAAACCCTTATTGGCAGAAGCCTTGGTAGAGGGATTAGGACCAATCCAACAGAAATATCAAGAAATTATGGACGATCGCGCCTATTTAGAATCAGTATTGCGGGAAGGACGGATGAAAGCAGAAGCGATCGCCAATCAGACCTTAACGCAAGTTAAAACCGCATTGGGGTATTCCCTGCCACTCTAA
- a CDS encoding methylenetetrahydrofolate reductase: MSKLRSAIQAGEFLITAEVAPPKGGDPAHMLEMAKLLKNRVHAVNVTDGSRAVLRMCSLAASALLQQQGIEAVCQVACRDRNCIGLQGDLMGAYALGIRNILALTGDPIKAGDHPQSKGVFELESVRLLQLIDKLNHGIDFNDKPLVDGTVELFAGAAVDPQCGSWSGLQRRFERKLEAGAQFFQSQLITDFERLDKFMTQIAATSGKPILAGIFLLKSAKNAQFINRCVPGVQIPDSIIERLAKAEDPLQEGVKIAAEQVQLARQLCHGVHMMAVKREDLIPQILDLAGISPL, encoded by the coding sequence ATGTCTAAACTTCGTTCAGCGATCCAAGCGGGTGAATTCCTAATTACCGCAGAAGTTGCGCCTCCCAAAGGGGGAGATCCAGCGCATATGCTGGAAATGGCAAAACTCTTAAAAAATCGCGTCCATGCGGTGAATGTTACCGATGGGAGTCGCGCTGTTTTGCGGATGTGTTCGCTGGCGGCTTCAGCACTGTTACAGCAACAGGGGATTGAAGCAGTTTGTCAAGTCGCTTGTCGCGATCGCAACTGCATTGGACTCCAAGGCGACTTAATGGGAGCCTACGCCCTCGGCATTCGCAATATCTTAGCCCTCACCGGAGATCCCATCAAAGCAGGCGATCATCCCCAGTCTAAGGGAGTCTTCGAGTTAGAATCTGTTCGTCTATTACAATTAATCGACAAACTTAACCACGGCATTGATTTTAATGATAAGCCCCTCGTAGATGGTACCGTCGAACTCTTCGCCGGGGCGGCTGTCGATCCGCAGTGCGGCAGTTGGTCGGGCTTGCAACGTCGCTTTGAACGTAAACTAGAAGCGGGAGCGCAATTTTTCCAAAGTCAACTGATTACAGACTTTGAGCGCCTCGATAAATTTATGACTCAAATTGCGGCGACTTCTGGAAAGCCCATCCTAGCAGGCATCTTTCTTTTAAAATCGGCTAAAAACGCCCAATTTATTAATCGCTGCGTTCCCGGCGTTCAGATCCCAGACTCCATTATCGAGCGTTTAGCCAAAGCCGAAGACCCCTTACAAGAAGGGGTAAAAATTGCCGCCGAACAAGTCCAACTCGCTCGCCAACTGTGTCACGGCGTCCATATGATGGCCGTTAAGCGCGAGGATCTGATTCCCCAAATTCTCGACTTAGCAGGGATTTCTCCCCTTTAA
- the codA gene encoding cytosine deaminase produces the protein MPSPSYEILLRQCRLTSGESVDIAIAEGKIAAIAPNLPGTAQQEYAINNRLVSPPFVESHIHLDSSLTAGNPRSNQSGTLFEGIEIWRERKQSLDFEDVKQRAIATLKLQASHGTLFVRSHVDVSEPTLTALQALLEVREAVKDWITLQIVAFPQDGIYGNPESDRLMEKALDLGADVVGGIPHYELTREDGVQSVHRIFELAQKYDRLIDIHCDETDDDQSRFLEVVAACTIRTGLGSRVTASHTTAFGSYNNAYAFKLMGVLKRANLNFIANPLINITLQGRTDTYPKRRGVTRVKELWQNGLNVSLGNDCVQDPWYSLGIGNMLDPAYMAVHVCQMTGTEEIDACYDMATINGAKTLNISQDYGLEVGKPANLIVLDAESRYDAIRRRPVVCYTFSQGKLLVKTEAPQVHWTLS, from the coding sequence ATGCCGTCGCCTTCCTATGAGATTTTGTTGCGCCAATGTCGCTTGACGAGTGGAGAATCGGTCGATATTGCGATCGCAGAAGGGAAAATCGCTGCGATTGCGCCAAACTTACCCGGAACAGCTCAACAAGAATATGCCATTAACAACCGCTTAGTCAGTCCCCCGTTTGTCGAGTCGCACATTCACCTCGACTCCTCCCTAACAGCCGGAAATCCGCGTTCCAATCAGAGTGGGACGCTTTTTGAAGGCATTGAAATTTGGCGAGAACGCAAACAATCCTTAGACTTTGAGGATGTCAAACAAAGAGCGATCGCCACTCTCAAGCTACAAGCCTCCCACGGCACCCTATTTGTCCGCAGCCATGTAGATGTCAGCGAACCCACTTTAACCGCCTTACAAGCGCTGCTAGAGGTGCGAGAAGCCGTCAAAGATTGGATAACCTTGCAAATCGTTGCCTTTCCCCAGGATGGAATTTATGGCAACCCCGAAAGCGATCGCCTCATGGAAAAAGCCTTAGACTTAGGCGCAGATGTCGTTGGCGGTATTCCCCACTACGAACTCACCCGCGAAGATGGCGTTCAGTCCGTTCATCGGATTTTTGAACTCGCCCAAAAATATGACAGACTCATTGACATCCACTGCGATGAAACAGATGACGATCAATCGCGATTTTTAGAAGTCGTCGCCGCCTGTACCATTCGTACCGGCTTAGGTTCCCGCGTCACCGCCAGCCATACCACCGCCTTTGGTTCCTACAATAACGCCTATGCCTTCAAACTAATGGGCGTCTTAAAACGGGCAAACCTGAACTTTATTGCCAATCCCCTGATTAACATTACCCTGCAAGGTCGTACCGACACCTACCCCAAGCGGCGCGGCGTCACGCGAGTTAAAGAACTCTGGCAAAATGGCTTAAATGTATCCCTAGGCAATGATTGCGTTCAAGACCCCTGGTATTCTTTGGGAATCGGTAACATGCTCGATCCGGCTTACATGGCCGTTCATGTCTGCCAAATGACCGGAACCGAAGAAATTGACGCCTGCTACGATATGGCAACAATTAATGGTGCAAAGACTTTAAATATCAGCCAAGATTACGGTCTTGAAGTCGGTAAACCCGCGAATTTAATTGTCTTAGATGCCGAAAGCCGTTACGACGCCATTCGCCGCCGTCCCGTTGTTTGCTACACCTTTTCCCAAGGAAAACTCCTAGTTAAAACCGAAGCACCCCAAGTTCATTGGACGCTTTCTTAA